The Balaenoptera acutorostrata chromosome 10, mBalAcu1.1, whole genome shotgun sequence genome has a window encoding:
- the LOC103005538 gene encoding 60S ribosomal protein L17-like, protein MVRYSLDPENPTKSCKLRGSNLRVHFKNTRETAQAIKGIHIRKATKHLKDVTLKKQCVPFRRYNGGVGRCAQAKQWGWTQGRWPKKSAEFLLHMLKNAGSNAELKGLDVDSLVIEHIQVNKAPKMRHRTYRAHGRINPYMSSPCHIEMILTEKEQVVPKPEEEVAQKKKISQKKLKKQKLTARE, encoded by the coding sequence ATGGTTCGCTATTCACTTGAcccagaaaaccccacaaaatcatgCAAGTTGAGAGGTTCAAATCTTCGTGTTCACTTTAAGAACACTCGTGAAACAGCCCAGGCCATTAAGGGTATCCATATCCGAAAAGCCACCAAGCATCTGAAGGATGTCACCTTAAAGAAGCAATGTGTGCCATTCCGTCGTTACAATGGTGGAGTGGGTAGGTGTGCCCAGGCCAAACAGTGGGGCTGGACGCAGGGTCGGTGGCCCAAAAAGAGTGCTGAATTTTTACTGCACATGCTCAAAAATGCAGGGAGTAATGCTGAACTTAAGGGCTTAGATGTAGATTCTCTGGTCATTGAGCATATCCAGGTGAACAAAGCCCCCAAGATGCGGCACAGGACTTATAGAGCTCATGGTCGGATCAACCCATACATGAGCTCTCCCTGCCACATTGAGATGATCCTTACTGAAAAAGAACAGGTTGTTCCTAAACCAGAAGAGGAGGTTgcccagaagaaaaagatatcccagaagaaattgaagaaacaaaaacttacgGCCCGGGaataa